One genomic segment of Paenibacillus sp. FSL H8-0332 includes these proteins:
- the infB gene encoding translation initiation factor IF-2: MTKEDNKDKLRVYEYAKSLNMSSKEIITILKRLDVPVNNHMSVMENGSVNKVEQFFKDIKSNAAAKRDTGTNNRPVVTTGAVNAESQSAQNTNKIQSEKQVGMNSNQNNQSTTSPRPQSGQDSRRTQASGTAQNSRPQSSSTSGSRPQSSSTGGSRPQGSSTSGSRPQGSSTGGSRPQGSSTSGSRPQGSSTSSSRPQGSSTGGSRPQGSSTTGSRPQGSSTTGSRPQGQGGAPRTGDRPQGQGNAGGGFSRSDGPKKSTTGGRPGGNNSGQKRYDDNKGGNYRGRGGKNSRGRNQPTVYREKIDNTPKKIIVRGSMTVGETAKLLHKDASEVIKKLISMGVMATINQELDIDTILLLAGEFGVEVEVKIPVDEDSFETVEENDTEAELITRPPVVTIMGHVDHGKTTLLDAIRSTNVTGGEAGGITQHIGAYQVEINHKKITFLDTPGHEAFTAMRARGAQVTDMTIIVVAADDGVMPQTVEAINHAKAAGLPIIVAVNKIDKPGADPDKVKQELTSYELVPEEWGGDTIFVNLSAKQRINLEELLEMILLVAEVNEYKANPDKRARGTVIEAELDKNRGPVARILVQNGTLKVGDAFVAGNCFGRVRAMVNDKGRKIKEAGPSTPVEITGLTEVPQAGDPFMAFEDERKARSIADRRSITQRQSELNTNTRVTLDDLFKHIKDGEIKDLNVIIKADVQGSVEALKGSLAKIEVEGVRVKILHSGAGAITESDITLAAASNAIVIGFNVRPDTQTKAAAEQEKVDVRLHNIIYNVIEEIESAMKGMLDPIYKEAVIGHAEVRNVFKISKVGSVAGCMVTDGKISRNAEMRLIRSGIVVFTGKIDTLKRFKDDAKEVAQGYECGITLERYNDVIEGDIIEAFIMETVER; encoded by the coding sequence TTGACTAAAGAAGATAATAAGGATAAGCTGCGCGTATACGAATATGCGAAGTCTTTGAACATGAGCAGCAAAGAAATTATTACCATTCTGAAGCGTTTGGATGTCCCGGTGAATAATCATATGAGTGTCATGGAGAATGGCTCCGTGAACAAAGTTGAACAGTTCTTCAAGGACATCAAGTCAAACGCTGCAGCCAAGCGGGACACCGGCACCAACAATCGTCCGGTAGTGACTACCGGTGCGGTAAACGCCGAATCCCAGAGTGCTCAGAATACCAACAAAATTCAATCGGAAAAGCAGGTAGGTATGAACAGTAACCAAAACAACCAATCGACGACGTCCCCAAGGCCCCAAAGCGGACAAGATTCCCGCAGAACACAAGCATCAGGCACAGCGCAGAATTCGCGCCCGCAGAGCAGCTCCACTAGTGGCAGCCGCCCGCAGAGCAGTTCCACTGGCGGCAGCCGCCCACAAGGCAGCTCCACTAGCGGCAGCCGTCCACAAGGCAGCTCCACTGGCGGTAGCCGTCCACAAGGCAGCTCCACTAGCGGTAGCCGTCCACAAGGTAGCTCCACTAGCAGCAGCCGTCCACAAGGCAGCTCCACTGGCGGCAGCCGTCCGCAAGGCAGCTCCACTACTGGCAGCCGTCCACAAGGCAGCTCCACTACTGGCAGCCGTCCGCAAGGACAAGGCGGCGCACCACGTACAGGTGACCGTCCGCAAGGTCAAGGCAATGCAGGGGGAGGTTTCTCACGCAGCGACGGCCCTAAGAAGAGCACCACTGGCGGCAGACCTGGCGGCAACAACAGCGGCCAGAAACGTTACGACGACAACAAGGGCGGCAACTATCGCGGCCGTGGCGGCAAGAACAGCCGCGGCAGAAACCAGCCGACCGTATATCGTGAGAAGATTGACAACACACCTAAGAAGATCATTGTCCGCGGCAGCATGACTGTCGGTGAAACCGCGAAGCTGCTCCACAAGGATGCTTCGGAAGTGATCAAGAAGCTGATCTCGATGGGGGTTATGGCGACCATCAATCAGGAGCTGGATATCGATACGATTCTACTGCTGGCCGGCGAATTCGGCGTAGAAGTAGAAGTGAAGATTCCGGTAGATGAAGACAGCTTCGAGACTGTGGAAGAGAATGATACCGAAGCGGAATTGATCACCCGTCCACCGGTTGTAACCATCATGGGTCACGTTGACCATGGTAAAACAACCTTGCTTGATGCCATCCGTTCCACGAACGTAACAGGCGGCGAAGCAGGCGGAATTACCCAGCATATCGGTGCCTATCAAGTTGAAATCAACCACAAGAAAATCACATTCCTGGATACACCGGGCCATGAAGCGTTCACCGCCATGCGTGCCCGTGGTGCCCAAGTCACGGATATGACCATTATCGTTGTAGCGGCAGATGACGGCGTAATGCCTCAGACCGTAGAAGCGATCAACCATGCCAAGGCAGCCGGACTTCCGATCATTGTTGCAGTTAACAAGATCGACAAGCCGGGCGCTGACCCTGACAAGGTGAAGCAGGAGCTTACAAGCTATGAGCTGGTGCCGGAAGAGTGGGGCGGCGATACGATCTTCGTCAACCTGTCCGCTAAGCAGCGCATTAACCTTGAAGAACTGCTGGAAATGATCCTGCTCGTCGCTGAAGTGAATGAGTACAAGGCGAACCCGGACAAACGGGCGCGCGGTACTGTTATAGAAGCTGAGCTTGATAAGAATCGTGGACCGGTTGCCCGTATTCTCGTGCAGAACGGTACGCTGAAGGTCGGAGACGCTTTTGTAGCGGGTAACTGCTTCGGCCGCGTACGCGCCATGGTGAATGACAAGGGACGCAAGATCAAGGAAGCGGGACCTTCCACTCCAGTGGAAATTACCGGTCTGACCGAAGTGCCGCAGGCGGGCGATCCGTTCATGGCCTTCGAAGATGAGCGCAAAGCACGGTCGATTGCTGACAGACGTTCGATCACACAGCGCCAGTCCGAGCTGAACACGAACACCCGCGTAACGCTGGATGATCTGTTCAAGCACATCAAAGACGGCGAGATCAAGGATCTCAACGTTATTATCAAAGCTGACGTTCAAGGTTCGGTAGAGGCGCTGAAAGGCTCCTTGGCCAAGATCGAAGTCGAAGGTGTCCGCGTGAAGATCCTGCATAGCGGTGCCGGCGCGATTACGGAATCCGATATTACTCTGGCAGCAGCCTCCAACGCTATCGTGATCGGCTTCAACGTTCGTCCGGATACCCAGACGAAAGCGGCAGCAGAGCAGGAGAAGGTGGATGTGCGTCTGCACAACATCATCTACAATGTCATTGAAGAGATTGAAAGTGCCATGAAGGGCATGCTTGATCCCATCTATAAAGAAGCTGTTATCGGCCATGCCGAAGTGCGCAACGTATTCAAAATCAGCAAAGTGGGCAGTGTCGCAGGCTGTATGGTTACAGACGGCAAAATTTCCCGCAATGCTGAAATGCGCCTGATCCGCAGCGGTATTGTTGTCTTCACAGGCAAAATCGACACCTTGAAGCGTTTCAAAGATGATGCAAAAGAAGTGGCACAGGGTTATGAATGTGGCATAACTTTGGAACGCTATAATGATGTCATTGAAGGCGACATTATCGAAGCATTCATCATGGAAACGGTAGAGCGCTAA
- a CDS encoding YlxR family protein, which produces MKQRKVPLRKCVASQEMMPKKELIRVVRTPEGEVLIDLTGKKSGRGAYICGKLEYFKLAQKTKALDRALKCQVSPEIYAQLARDFASVEEQFLAAKDSEDNE; this is translated from the coding sequence ATGAAGCAAAGAAAGGTGCCGCTGCGTAAATGCGTTGCCAGCCAGGAGATGATGCCCAAGAAAGAGCTGATTCGAGTGGTGAGAACGCCTGAAGGCGAGGTGCTGATCGACCTGACAGGCAAGAAGTCGGGCCGTGGCGCTTATATATGCGGTAAACTGGAATACTTTAAGCTAGCACAGAAGACCAAAGCACTTGATCGGGCATTGAAATGTCAGGTCAGTCCTGAAATCTATGCCCAGCTTGCCCGGGATTTTGCATCCGTGGAGGAGCAATTTTTGGCAGCGAAGGATAGTGAGGACAATGAGTAA
- the nusA gene encoding transcription termination factor NusA, with protein MSMEFIEAMNELEREKGISKDVLFEAIEAALISSYKRNFNAAQNVRVDMNRNTGVIKVYARKLIVEEVLDARTEISLMAAREINPHFQLEDIAEQEVTPRDFGRIAAQTAKQVVTQRIREAERGLIYNAFIDKEDDIVTGLVQRQDMRNIYVDLGKIEAVLPLSELMPGEKFKQSERIKAYITKVENTTKGPQIMLSRSHPGLLKRLFELEVPEIFDGVVEIRSVAREAGFRSKIAVFSRNPEVDPVGSCVGPRGTRVQTIVTELRGEKIDIVRYSELVQEYVANALSPSKVLEVQVFEPEKMARVIVPDYQLSLAIGIKGQNARLAAKLTGWKIDIKSETQAEQEYGRPRTSNDEMHQDSVSID; from the coding sequence ATGAGTATGGAGTTTATTGAAGCTATGAATGAACTGGAAAGGGAGAAAGGCATCAGCAAGGATGTGCTGTTCGAAGCCATCGAAGCGGCGCTGATCTCCAGCTATAAACGCAATTTCAATGCGGCGCAGAATGTGCGTGTGGATATGAACCGCAACACAGGCGTAATCAAGGTGTATGCCCGCAAGCTGATTGTGGAGGAGGTTCTCGATGCACGGACTGAGATCTCGCTCATGGCTGCCCGGGAGATCAACCCGCATTTCCAGCTGGAGGATATCGCCGAGCAAGAAGTCACGCCGCGTGATTTCGGCCGTATTGCCGCCCAGACTGCGAAGCAGGTGGTTACCCAGCGTATCCGCGAAGCTGAACGCGGCCTGATCTATAACGCTTTTATCGACAAGGAAGATGATATTGTGACTGGCCTTGTACAGCGTCAGGATATGCGTAACATCTATGTCGATCTTGGCAAAATCGAGGCGGTTCTTCCGCTGAGCGAGCTGATGCCTGGAGAGAAGTTCAAGCAGAGCGAGCGTATCAAGGCTTATATCACCAAGGTGGAGAATACGACCAAAGGACCGCAGATCATGTTGTCCCGCAGTCATCCGGGTCTCCTGAAGCGTCTGTTCGAGCTGGAGGTGCCGGAGATTTTTGACGGAGTGGTGGAGATTCGTTCTGTTGCCCGCGAAGCCGGATTCCGTTCCAAAATCGCTGTGTTCTCGCGCAATCCCGAAGTGGACCCGGTGGGCTCCTGCGTAGGCCCAAGAGGCACACGCGTACAGACCATCGTGACTGAGCTTCGCGGCGAGAAGATCGATATCGTCAGATATTCCGAGCTGGTGCAGGAGTATGTAGCCAACGCACTTAGCCCGTCCAAGGTACTTGAGGTTCAAGTCTTTGAACCTGAGAAAATGGCCCGCGTCATTGTTCCTGATTATCAGCTGTCGCTTGCGATCGGCATCAAGGGGCAGAATGCCCGTCTTGCTGCCAAGCTAACCGGCTGGAAGATTGATATCAAGAGCGAGACGCAGGCGGAGCAGGAATACGGCAGACCCAGAACGTCGAATGATGAAATGCATCAGGATTCCGTCTCCATCGATTAA
- the rimP gene encoding ribosome maturation factor RimP: MSTPKSKIKQTVEQLLGSYLEDNGFELVDVEYVKEGSNWFLRVFVDKEGGIDIDDCGTISEYISQKLDENDPFSEAYFLEVSSPGAERPLKKAADVAKAVGKDVNVTVYEPIQGLKEFEGRLLSFENEELLISAGKKEHVVPYAKVASARLAIIF, translated from the coding sequence TTGAGCACACCCAAATCCAAAATTAAACAAACGGTAGAGCAGCTGCTCGGGTCCTATCTCGAGGACAATGGTTTCGAACTGGTGGACGTTGAATACGTGAAGGAAGGCTCCAACTGGTTTCTGCGCGTATTCGTAGACAAAGAGGGTGGCATCGACATCGATGACTGCGGTACCATCAGCGAATATATCAGCCAGAAGCTGGATGAGAATGATCCATTCTCCGAAGCGTATTTCCTTGAAGTCTCCTCGCCGGGAGCTGAGCGTCCGCTCAAGAAAGCTGCGGATGTGGCCAAGGCGGTAGGCAAGGACGTAAATGTTACGGTCTATGAGCCGATTCAAGGACTCAAAGAATTCGAAGGTCGATTGCTCTCGTTCGAGAACGAGGAACTGCTCATCTCCGCGGGCAAAAAAGAACATGTGGTACCTTACGCCAAGGTCGCCAGTGCGAGATTGGCCATTATTTTTTAA
- a CDS encoding PolC-type DNA polymerase III, translating into MEQNVERRKRFELLMKQGEIPPAMIDPYFVDGQIERVEISRGNHDWHIVIAKTTLIPAQTYRAFILRMREKLQHIAKVSFLFLYDDTVSRADIVQEYWGMFLEWVQREIPSVNGWLTRSSQELRDGTLILSLNDTMSLELARKKGIEAAIIKYYDKYFALPLKVKLQMAEDESKSKADAYEEFQQKLQQEQRELVELMMMNSEPDEPEETGDPNEVIKLQVGNDIKEQAVSILEIQDEEKKITIQGTIFGLDRKELRNGNTLFTFCITDFTDSLQMKMFAKTREELKIMGQLANGKWVRARGKVEYDRFMQIPELVMIPSDLTEVSAPPARKDNAKEKRVEFHLHTTMSTMDAVAPIDAYVKTAAKWGHPALAVTDHGNVQSFPDANHAAHKHKLKMLYGVEANVVNDAVNIVENAQPLELKTATYVVFDIETTGLSITRNNITELAAIKMCEGKELDRYTTFVNPHEKIPYHIQQLTNITDEMVKDAPDLAPVLKEFVEFVGDSILVAHNARFDMGFIQASLKKLGQPELPNPWLDTLELARLLYPKMKNHRLNTLADKYKVLLESHHRAVDDTIALGGILNGLLADAEKMKGMTRLDRLNDYVGNDLSTVRPFHCGIYALNPIGKKNLYKLISMSHTEYYKRVPCIPKSKLEELRDGLLVISGCERGEFFEAVLNKTVEEAIEVAQFYDVLEIQPLTMYMHLVDKGFVASPEDLRGVVRKICEIGEQMNKPVIATGNVHYLEPRDKLFRDITIHGITGFSPLKDQNKPDAHFRTTDEMLAEFEYLGAAKAKEVVVTNTVELAERFEEYDLFPSDLFTPIIEGADDEIRNTCYDTAKSIYGEELPEVVVARLEKELAPIIKYGFSANYLISERLVKKSNQDGYLVGSRGSVGSSVVATFLGISEVNPLPAHYICTNSECRHSEWFLDGSVPSGFDLPDKDCPHCGGRLKGEGQDIPFETFLGFKGDKVPDIDLNFSGEYQPNAHNFTKTMFGPDNVFRAGTIGTVAEKTAFGFTKKYEEHHQKRWRGAEVGRLAAGCTGVKRSTGQHPGGIVVLPDYMEIEDITPVQFPADDVTAEWKTTHFDYHAFDANLLKLDILGHDDPTMMRMLQDLTGVDPTTIPMNDPKVMSMFNSTDALGVRPDQIRTPVATYGVPEMGTKFVRQMLVEAKPSSFADLLQISGLSHGTGVWLGNAQELIKNNTCNIKTVIGCRDDIMLYLIYKTGMDASLAFKITESVRKGKGLPPEWIEEMKNCKVPQWYIDSCLKIQYMFPKAHAAAYVISAVRTAFFKLYHPIEYYATYFSVRAADFDIELCCKGYEAIARQLVEIESKGFQALPKEKAMLPVLEMALEMTARGFSFKNIDLYRSDATKFTVDGTSLIPPFSSLAGIGDNAAINIAAAKDAGEFLSIEDFQQKSKASKTVIELLNGMGCFRGLPESNQLSLF; encoded by the coding sequence ATGGAGCAGAACGTGGAGAGAAGAAAGAGATTTGAGCTGTTGATGAAGCAGGGGGAGATTCCGCCTGCCATGATTGATCCTTATTTTGTAGACGGACAGATTGAACGGGTGGAGATCAGCCGCGGCAACCATGACTGGCATATTGTGATTGCGAAGACAACCCTGATTCCCGCCCAGACCTACCGGGCCTTTATCCTTAGAATGCGTGAGAAGCTGCAGCATATTGCCAAGGTCAGCTTCTTGTTCCTATATGATGATACTGTAAGCAGAGCCGATATTGTGCAGGAGTACTGGGGCATGTTCCTGGAGTGGGTCCAGCGTGAGATTCCTTCCGTTAACGGATGGCTGACGCGTTCCAGTCAGGAGCTGCGGGACGGTACGCTCATCCTTAGCCTGAATGACACCATGTCGCTCGAGCTGGCCCGTAAAAAGGGTATCGAAGCCGCCATTATTAAATATTATGATAAATATTTCGCACTTCCCCTCAAGGTCAAGCTGCAAATGGCTGAGGACGAGAGCAAGAGCAAGGCGGATGCTTATGAGGAATTCCAGCAGAAGCTCCAGCAGGAGCAGCGTGAGCTGGTAGAGCTGATGATGATGAATAGCGAGCCGGACGAGCCTGAAGAAACCGGGGACCCGAATGAGGTCATTAAGCTTCAGGTCGGGAATGACATCAAAGAGCAGGCCGTCTCCATTCTGGAGATTCAGGATGAAGAGAAGAAGATTACGATCCAGGGGACGATCTTCGGACTGGACCGCAAGGAGCTGCGTAACGGAAATACACTGTTCACCTTCTGCATCACAGACTTTACAGATTCACTGCAGATGAAGATGTTCGCGAAGACCAGGGAAGAGCTGAAGATCATGGGCCAGCTGGCTAACGGCAAATGGGTCCGGGCGCGCGGCAAAGTGGAATATGACCGGTTCATGCAGATTCCCGAGCTGGTGATGATTCCTTCGGATCTGACCGAGGTGTCGGCGCCGCCTGCCCGTAAGGACAATGCCAAGGAGAAGCGTGTGGAGTTCCATCTGCATACCACTATGAGCACGATGGATGCGGTAGCACCGATTGATGCCTATGTCAAAACAGCTGCGAAATGGGGCCACCCGGCACTTGCAGTTACCGACCACGGCAATGTTCAGAGCTTCCCGGATGCGAATCATGCCGCCCATAAGCATAAGCTCAAGATGCTCTACGGTGTGGAGGCCAATGTCGTCAATGATGCGGTCAACATCGTGGAGAATGCGCAGCCGCTGGAGCTCAAGACGGCAACCTATGTCGTCTTCGATATCGAGACCACAGGGCTGTCCATCACACGCAACAACATCACAGAGCTTGCGGCGATCAAGATGTGCGAAGGTAAGGAGCTGGACCGTTACACTACTTTCGTCAATCCGCATGAGAAAATCCCTTACCACATCCAGCAGTTGACGAATATTACGGATGAAATGGTCAAGGATGCGCCGGATCTTGCGCCGGTACTTAAAGAGTTCGTGGAGTTTGTGGGAGACAGCATTCTTGTTGCGCATAATGCACGTTTCGATATGGGCTTCATTCAGGCTTCCCTGAAGAAGCTGGGGCAGCCGGAGCTCCCGAATCCTTGGCTGGATACGTTGGAGCTGGCGCGTCTGCTCTACCCCAAAATGAAGAACCACCGGCTCAATACGCTTGCTGACAAGTACAAGGTACTGCTGGAGAGTCATCACCGTGCGGTGGATGATACGATTGCGCTGGGCGGGATTCTGAACGGTCTGCTGGCCGATGCGGAGAAGATGAAGGGCATGACCCGGCTTGACCGGCTAAATGACTATGTAGGCAATGACCTGTCGACTGTCCGGCCGTTTCACTGCGGGATCTATGCCCTGAATCCGATCGGCAAAAAGAATCTCTACAAGCTGATCTCCATGTCGCATACAGAGTACTATAAGCGGGTGCCTTGCATCCCCAAGTCAAAGCTTGAAGAGCTTCGTGACGGACTGCTCGTCATATCCGGCTGTGAGCGGGGCGAGTTCTTCGAGGCTGTGCTGAACAAGACCGTGGAGGAGGCGATTGAGGTTGCCCAGTTCTATGATGTACTGGAAATCCAGCCGCTCACTATGTACATGCATCTGGTGGATAAAGGGTTCGTAGCGAGTCCGGAGGACCTGCGGGGTGTTGTACGCAAAATCTGTGAGATCGGCGAGCAAATGAACAAGCCGGTGATAGCTACTGGGAATGTGCACTACCTTGAGCCGCGCGATAAGCTGTTCCGCGATATTACGATCCATGGGATTACCGGGTTCAGTCCGCTGAAGGACCAGAACAAGCCGGATGCCCACTTCCGGACGACCGATGAGATGCTTGCCGAGTTCGAATATCTGGGTGCAGCCAAAGCGAAGGAAGTCGTGGTCACGAATACTGTTGAACTGGCTGAGCGGTTCGAGGAATACGATCTGTTCCCCAGCGATCTCTTCACGCCTATTATTGAAGGGGCGGACGATGAGATCCGCAATACCTGCTATGACACAGCCAAATCGATCTACGGCGAGGAGCTGCCGGAGGTTGTGGTTGCCCGTCTGGAGAAGGAGCTTGCCCCGATTATTAAATACGGGTTCTCTGCCAACTATCTGATCTCGGAACGGCTCGTCAAAAAGTCCAACCAGGACGGTTATCTCGTCGGTTCCCGTGGCTCGGTAGGCTCGTCGGTAGTGGCAACATTCCTTGGAATCTCGGAGGTTAATCCGCTTCCGGCTCACTATATCTGCACCAATTCCGAATGCCGGCACAGTGAATGGTTCCTGGACGGCAGTGTGCCAAGCGGCTTCGACTTGCCGGATAAGGATTGCCCGCATTGTGGAGGCCGGCTGAAGGGAGAAGGCCAGGATATTCCGTTTGAGACCTTTCTGGGCTTCAAAGGGGACAAGGTTCCCGATATTGACCTTAACTTCTCCGGGGAGTATCAGCCAAACGCCCATAACTTTACCAAAACGATGTTCGGTCCGGACAATGTATTCCGTGCGGGAACCATTGGTACGGTGGCGGAGAAGACTGCTTTCGGCTTCACCAAGAAATATGAAGAGCATCACCAGAAGCGCTGGCGCGGTGCGGAGGTCGGACGGCTTGCCGCCGGCTGTACCGGGGTGAAGCGCAGTACGGGGCAGCATCCCGGCGGTATTGTCGTCTTGCCGGACTATATGGAGATTGAAGACATCACTCCGGTACAGTTCCCGGCGGATGATGTTACAGCCGAGTGGAAGACCACCCATTTCGATTATCACGCCTTCGATGCCAACCTGCTGAAGCTCGATATTCTCGGCCACGATGATCCGACCATGATGCGGATGCTGCAGGATCTGACCGGCGTGGACCCGACGACCATTCCGATGAATGATCCGAAGGTAATGAGCATGTTCAACTCCACGGATGCGCTCGGGGTAAGGCCGGATCAGATCCGTACCCCGGTGGCCACTTATGGTGTGCCGGAGATGGGGACGAAGTTCGTCCGCCAGATGCTTGTCGAAGCCAAGCCCTCCAGCTTTGCCGATCTGCTGCAGATTTCCGGGCTGTCCCATGGAACCGGCGTATGGCTTGGGAACGCTCAAGAGCTGATCAAGAACAATACCTGCAACATTAAGACAGTAATCGGCTGTCGTGATGATATCATGCTCTACCTGATCTATAAGACGGGCATGGATGCTAGTCTGGCCTTCAAAATTACGGAGAGTGTGCGTAAAGGAAAGGGGCTGCCGCCGGAGTGGATTGAGGAGATGAAGAATTGCAAGGTGCCGCAGTGGTACATTGATTCCTGTCTCAAAATCCAGTACATGTTCCCGAAGGCCCATGCCGCGGCTTATGTCATTTCAGCGGTGCGCACAGCCTTCTTCAAGCTGTATCATCCGATAGAATACTATGCGACTTACTTCTCGGTCCGCGCTGCGGATTTCGATATCGAGCTGTGCTGCAAGGGCTACGAAGCCATCGCGCGCCAGCTTGTAGAGATCGAATCCAAGGGCTTCCAGGCGCTGCCTAAGGAAAAGGCGATGCTTCCGGTGCTTGAGATGGCCCTGGAGATGACCGCACGCGGCTTCAGCTTCAAGAACATTGATCTGTACCGCTCGGATGCCACCAAGTTCACGGTGGACGGCACCAGTCTGATCCCTCCGTTCTCCTCGCTTGCCGGAATCGGGGACAATGCCGCGATTAATATCGCCGCCGCCAAGGACGCCGGGGAATTCCTCTCCATTGAGGATTTCCAGCAGAAATCCAAGGCCAGTAAAACGGTGATTGAGCTGCTGAATGGAATGGGCTGCTTCCGCGGACTGCCAGAGAGCAACCAGCTTTCACTGTTCTGA
- the proS gene encoding proline--tRNA ligase — MAKDKQFVTEITPQGEDFSRWYIDVIKKADLMDYSPVRGCIVFKPDGYEIWEHIQEEMNRRLKATGHRNAYFPLFIPESFFQKEKEHVEGFNPELPWVTEAGGDVLEERLAIRPTSETMFGHMYSKWIQSYRDLPVLINQWANVVRWEKRTLPFIRTTEFLWQEGHTAHENETEAREETMKMLDNYRDFVETFLAIPVVTGQKTPSERFAGAVDTYSIEAMMKDGRAVQAATSHYLGTKFAVAFDIQYLSRDNVLEYAHTTSWGSTTRLIGSLIMVHGDDRGLALPPKVAPTQVIMIPIGPPKTREAVIGRTDELFNELKSAGIRVRVDDRADVTPGWKFNEYEMRGVPVRLELGPRDMENGVCVLVSRISGEKKVIQQENLVEEVNAMLEQVHQEMYERALKFREDHFYSVDTLEQMKDSMEEKRGFALAGWCGSEECEDKVKEETGAGSRNIPFHPSETKETCICCGKPAQHTVVFAKAY, encoded by the coding sequence ATGGCCAAAGACAAGCAATTCGTTACAGAGATCACGCCGCAGGGCGAGGATTTCTCACGTTGGTATATCGATGTAATCAAAAAGGCGGACCTGATGGATTATTCACCGGTCCGCGGCTGTATCGTATTCAAACCGGACGGCTATGAAATCTGGGAGCATATCCAGGAGGAAATGAACCGCCGCCTGAAGGCTACCGGTCACCGGAACGCCTACTTCCCGCTGTTCATTCCCGAGAGCTTTTTCCAGAAGGAGAAAGAACATGTGGAGGGCTTCAATCCGGAGCTGCCTTGGGTCACTGAGGCCGGAGGCGATGTGCTGGAAGAACGTCTGGCGATCCGCCCTACATCCGAGACGATGTTCGGCCATATGTATTCCAAGTGGATTCAGTCTTACCGCGACCTTCCGGTTCTGATCAATCAATGGGCCAACGTTGTCCGCTGGGAGAAACGTACCCTGCCGTTCATCCGCACTACGGAATTCCTCTGGCAGGAAGGCCATACCGCGCATGAGAATGAGACGGAAGCACGCGAAGAAACTATGAAGATGCTTGATAACTACCGCGACTTCGTGGAGACCTTTCTGGCTATTCCGGTAGTGACCGGACAGAAGACGCCATCCGAGCGGTTCGCTGGTGCCGTGGATACGTATTCCATTGAAGCGATGATGAAAGATGGACGGGCTGTGCAGGCGGCTACCTCGCATTATCTGGGTACCAAGTTCGCCGTGGCTTTTGACATCCAGTACTTGAGCCGTGATAATGTACTGGAATATGCACATACGACCTCATGGGGCTCTACAACACGCCTAATCGGTTCCCTCATCATGGTGCATGGTGACGACCGTGGACTGGCTCTGCCGCCGAAGGTAGCGCCTACGCAGGTCATTATGATTCCTATCGGACCGCCTAAAACGCGTGAAGCAGTCATCGGACGTACCGATGAGCTGTTCAATGAACTCAAAAGTGCCGGAATCCGCGTGCGTGTAGATGACCGTGCGGATGTAACCCCGGGCTGGAAGTTCAATGAATATGAAATGCGCGGTGTCCCTGTCCGTCTGGAGCTTGGACCACGTGATATGGAGAATGGAGTCTGCGTGCTCGTATCCCGGATCAGCGGCGAGAAGAAGGTCATTCAGCAGGAGAACCTGGTTGAAGAAGTGAACGCCATGCTGGAGCAGGTGCACCAGGAAATGTACGAGCGGGCACTGAAATTCCGTGAGGATCATTTCTATTCCGTAGATACTCTGGAGCAGATGAAGGATTCCATGGAAGAGAAACGCGGATTTGCGCTTGCAGGCTGGTGCGGTTCTGAAGAATGTGAGGATAAGGTCAAGGAAGAGACCGGCGCAGGCAGCCGTAATATTCCGTTCCACCCGTCAGAAACGAAAGAAACCTGTATCTGCTGCGGCAAACCTGCCCAGCATACGGTTGTATTTGCCAAAGCGTATTAA